The stretch of DNA ATCTTCCAGCAGGTTGATGACGCGATCATCGACGTTTCCGGCCGCTTCTCCGCCACGACGGATGGCAGCCTCGGATTCGTTGTCGGCGACTATGACGCCGAACGACCGCTCGTGATCGAAACTACCTGGTTACCGCCGGTCCCGTCATCGATTGGATCGAGTCGCGGTAGCGTGCTTGCGACCGATAACAGCGGACACATTCTCGTGGCCGGACGCAGTGGCGTCGACGCGTTTGTGACCCGTCTCGATGCCGATGGAGCCACGATCCTGTCGACAACGTACTTCGGTGAGTCGGCAGGCGAGCTTCCTCTGGCCCTGGCGGCAGCCGACGACGGCGAGTTGATCGTCGCCGGTCAGGCCGGATCCGACGCCTTCATCGGGCGTCTTGCTGCAGACGGTTCCCACTGGATCTACTCGAGAGTGATTGGCGGCACCGGTAACGATGCCATCAACGGGGTCGCTTTGGACGCCGCATCCAACACATGGGTCGTCGGAACCACCGACAGCCCGGACTTCCCGGTTGACGAGACCGCATTCCAAACCGAACTGGCAGGAGGCTCCGATTTCTTCGTGGCCCGACTGAGTGCCGATGGTTCGGAAGAAGAACACCTCGGGTTCTTCGGTAGCGAATGGGACGACACGGCGGCGGCGATCGTCGTCGGGCCCAACGGGCGGTTGTACGTCGCCGGTGCCGAATCGTTTGCCGCCGATGACGTGGACGGTATCGTGACTCGCCTGCGCAGCGACGACGGCGCTCCGGAATTCGTCACACGGATCGGCGGAAGCGCCGACGATGCGGCGACCGCTCTGGCCATGACCGCAGACAGCGGTCTGCTGGTCAGTGGTTGGACCGACTCACTCGATCTCCCGGTCACCGACAACGCCACCCAGGAACGGTCCGGTGGACACCGCGACGGCTTCCTCGTACGCATCGGAGCGGATGACACTGTTCAGCACGTGACCTATCTGGGCGGGGCAGGGAATGACCAGGCCAACGGTGTTGCGATCGACCCTGACGGCGGCATCTGGGTCGCCGGTACCACCGACTCGGATCAACTTCCGGGTAGTCAAGGTCGCGCAAGACCCGGCGGCCTGGATGGCTTCCTGCTCCATCTCGATGCGACCGACATGGGGGTTGCCCGGGCGACGTTGATCGGCGAGTCGGGCGACGACCGTGTCGAACAGCTGGTCCTGGATCGCTTCGGAGACCCGGTGGTCTCTGGTAGCACCGCATACCGCGGCGCTTCGAGCCTCTACTCCCTGGAATCGACCCTCGACCGTGGGGATGTCTTCGTCACCCGCCCGCCGGACCGCGAACTGCTGGCCGCCGGCTGCCCGGGAACCGTCAACTTCGACAACGACAGCGGCAACCTGGCCTGGGGGACGGCAACCAACTGGGACGGCGATGTGCTGCCGACGACGACGGACGATGTCTGTATCGATGGCTATGCCGTCACCTACGGCAACCTGACGACCGAGGTGTTGAGCCTGACGATCGCCAATGCAGGCTCGCTCTCGATCAGCGCGGGAACGCTGACGTTGACGACGGCGTCCCATATCGACGGGACGGTGACCCACAGCGGCGGTACGATCACCGGTGCCGGTGACCTGACAGTTACCGGGCTCTACGCCTGGAGCGCGGGTACGATGTCCGGCAGCGGTGAGTTGAACCCCCAGGGTGGTCTAGCGCTGACCGGAGCCTCCGGGAAATACCTGAGTCGAACGCTGAACAACACGGCGACGACGACCGCGACATACACCAATAACTCGCTCTACTTATCGGCCGGTGGCACCTTTCACAACATGGTCGGGGCCACTTTCGACTCGGCCATCGACATCTACGTCAATTTCGGCGGCGGCACGCCGTCCTTCATCAACGACGGCACCTTCATCAAGTCCGGTGGTACGGGAACCACGTCAATGTCCTCCGCCATCGCGTTCGCCAACGACGGCGTCATCGATGTCCAGACGGGAACCCTGCAGCTCAATCGGGGAGCGACCCACACCGGGACGTTCGATTTTACCGGCGCAAGACTCCGCTTCTCCGGCGGAACCCACAACCTGCCGGCGTCGGAGACCCTGACGGGCACCGACGCCGTCATTGCTGCAGGAACGGTCAACTTCGCCGGTGGCTACGACATCACCGGCACGACGACGGTCAGCGCGACCGCCAACTTCACCGGAAGTATCACGGATATGGGCGTGATCTCCCTGACCTCCGGGACGTTGAATCTCAGCAACACCGAGGGTCTCGTCACCCAGACGACCTTCGATATGACCGGCGGCACCCTGACCGGCACCAGCGACTTCACCGTCACCGGTGCCATGACCTGGTCCTCCAGCACGGTGTCGGGCAGCGGCGAGTTGAACCCCCAGGGTGGTTTGGCCATAACCGGTGCCTCCGGAAAATACCTCAGCCGAACGCTGAACAACACGGCGACGACGACGGCGACACCGACCAACAATTCGTTCTATCTATCGACCGATGGCGCGTTCCACAACATGGTGGGCGGTACCTTCGATTCGCAGAACAATGCCTATTTCAATTTCGGCGGCGGGACGCCATCGTTCATCAACGAGGGCACGTTTATCAAATCGGCCGGTACGGGAACGACACAGTTCGCTTCCAATATCGTGTTCACCAACAACGGCATCGTCGATGTCCAGAGCGGGACGTTCCAACTCACCCGTGGCGCGACCCATACCGGTGTGTTCGATTGCACCGGCGCGACCTTGAGGTTCAACGGCGGAACTCAGAACCTCTCGGCGGCCCAGACGCTGACCGGGACCCACGTCATCATCGGATCCGGCACCGTCAATCTTCCGGGGGGCTATAACATCGTCGGCACGACGACCGTTACCGGTAGTGCGACCGCCAACTTCACCGGTAGCATCACGAGTATCGGAACGATCGATCTCAACACCGGAACGTTGAATCTCAGCAACACCGAGGGGTTGGTTACCCAGCCAATCTTCGACATGGCCGGCGGCACCCTGACCGGAACCAGCGATTTCACCGTCACCGGCGCCATGACCTGGTCCGCGGGCACCCTTTCGGGTAGCGGCGTGGTGAACGCCCAGGGCGGGCTGTCTATTTCCGGGGCGACTACCAAATGGCTCGCCCGAACGCTGAATAACACGGCGACGACGACCGCAAACCCGACCAACAACTCGTTCTATCTGGCCACCGGCGGCACGTTCCACAACATGGTGGGCGGCACCTTCGACTCGACCAGCGACATGTACTTCAACTGGGGCGGCGGTTCGGCCTTGTTCATCAATGACGGCAGCCTGATCAAGTCCGCCGGAGCGGGGACCACTTCGTCGCAAGCCAGCATCGTGTTTACGAACACCGGCTCCGTGGACGCCCTCTCCGGGACGCTCTATCTCAGGAACTTCACCCAGACCGCGGGTACGACAACGCTTAACGGGGGAGACTTCCAGTCGAATAGCTCTCTCCCGTTCGACGGCGGCCTGCTGACCGGTGTCGGGACCGTGACGATGCCGACCGTCGGCGAGGATGGGCTGGTGGCGCCGGGTCTCGCCGGAATCGGCGTGATGGCCGTCTCCGGTGCCTACACCCAGTCTGCAGCCGGGACGCTCCAGGTCGAACTGAGTGGTGTCGGCTGCACGGATTCCGACCGGCTCGACGCGACCGGGGCCGTCAACCTCGACGGCACCCTGGATGTGACGCTGATCAACGGCTGCATGCCGGTCCCGGGGCAGTCCTTCACTCTGATCACGGGTTCTTCCGTTGCGGGCACCTTCCCCAACTTCACACCGCCGGCGACCGATTGTCCCGTGGATTGGAATATCGTCATCAATCCCGGTTCCGTTGTGCTGGAAGTGGTAAGCGGTACATGCCTCGACGGTGACGGGGACACCTTCTCCGACTGCTGCGGAACCTGTACGCCTGACGTGGGTGATTCATGCACG from Acidobacteriota bacterium encodes:
- a CDS encoding MopE-related protein, whose protein sequence is MKLKHSLARIALLLLFSFSVFPALADKGADPVPPRVTFEPNAGQVSPDAAFLGRGPGLRLLFSADGATVLPVDAAADPGAARLTFVGSNPTPTLEPTGTLPGTIHYLTGDQPDRWITHVPTHSGLRYRQLYPGIEAEYLGHGAGFLLRFHLAPGSDPDDIVLQWSAAEQVRIEGAGDLLVRASGKDVGLQNPHIFQQVDDAIIDVSGRFSATTDGSLGFVVGDYDAERPLVIETTWLPPVPSSIGSSRGSVLATDNSGHILVAGRSGVDAFVTRLDADGATILSTTYFGESAGELPLALAAADDGELIVAGQAGSDAFIGRLAADGSHWIYSRVIGGTGNDAINGVALDAASNTWVVGTTDSPDFPVDETAFQTELAGGSDFFVARLSADGSEEEHLGFFGSEWDDTAAAIVVGPNGRLYVAGAESFAADDVDGIVTRLRSDDGAPEFVTRIGGSADDAATALAMTADSGLLVSGWTDSLDLPVTDNATQERSGGHRDGFLVRIGADDTVQHVTYLGGAGNDQANGVAIDPDGGIWVAGTTDSDQLPGSQGRARPGGLDGFLLHLDATDMGVARATLIGESGDDRVEQLVLDRFGDPVVSGSTAYRGASSLYSLESTLDRGDVFVTRPPDRELLAAGCPGTVNFDNDSGNLAWGTATNWDGDVLPTTTDDVCIDGYAVTYGNLTTEVLSLTIANAGSLSISAGTLTLTTASHIDGTVTHSGGTITGAGDLTVTGLYAWSAGTMSGSGELNPQGGLALTGASGKYLSRTLNNTATTTATYTNNSLYLSAGGTFHNMVGATFDSAIDIYVNFGGGTPSFINDGTFIKSGGTGTTSMSSAIAFANDGVIDVQTGTLQLNRGATHTGTFDFTGARLRFSGGTHNLPASETLTGTDAVIAAGTVNFAGGYDITGTTTVSATANFTGSITDMGVISLTSGTLNLSNTEGLVTQTTFDMTGGTLTGTSDFTVTGAMTWSSSTVSGSGELNPQGGLAITGASGKYLSRTLNNTATTTATPTNNSFYLSTDGAFHNMVGGTFDSQNNAYFNFGGGTPSFINEGTFIKSAGTGTTQFASNIVFTNNGIVDVQSGTFQLTRGATHTGVFDCTGATLRFNGGTQNLSAAQTLTGTHVIIGSGTVNLPGGYNIVGTTTVTGSATANFTGSITSIGTIDLNTGTLNLSNTEGLVTQPIFDMAGGTLTGTSDFTVTGAMTWSAGTLSGSGVVNAQGGLSISGATTKWLARTLNNTATTTANPTNNSFYLATGGTFHNMVGGTFDSTSDMYFNWGGGSALFINDGSLIKSAGAGTTSSQASIVFTNTGSVDALSGTLYLRNFTQTAGTTTLNGGDFQSNSSLPFDGGLLTGVGTVTMPTVGEDGLVAPGLAGIGVMAVSGAYTQSAAGTLQVELSGVGCTDSDRLDATGAVNLDGTLDVTLINGCMPVPGQSFTLITGSSVAGTFPNFTPPATDCPVDWNIVINPGSVVLEVVSGTCLDGDGDTFSDCCGTCTPDVGDSCTDCDDADPLTYPGATELCDGTDNNCDTTVPSNEIDDDGDLYVECVGWNDTQGDAPTILGGGDCDDTDILSYPGALELCDGNDNDCDTSIPLDEIDNDSDLYVECSGWNDTQGDQAAILGGADCDDSDS